From the genome of Pseudomonas sp. gcc21, one region includes:
- a CDS encoding outer membrane protein assembly factor BamD: MSMKHLVLVGLLSLMAACSSNNKTLDEALSESELYAMVQQDLDANNYGPAIEKLRALESRYPFGRYAQQAQLELIYAYYKNLEPDATKTAADRFIRLHPQHPDVDYAYYMRGMASFDRDRGMFERFLPLDMTRRDPGAARDSFNEFAQLVSRYPNSRYAEDSRRRMVYLRNLLAAYDIHVGHYYLKREAFVAAANRGRYVVENFQQTPSVADGLAIMVEAYRRLALTELADKALVTLQTNYPEHPSLEDGEFVHHVQPAEPDSGFIESATVGVLDKLLTPPSQSGTTQAEREMQRQYQEALASLPRDIRAPVAQQEEQRSIWSRITFGLFD, encoded by the coding sequence TGTCTTTAATGGCCGCCTGTTCGTCAAACAACAAAACGCTTGACGAGGCTCTCAGCGAGTCAGAACTTTACGCCATGGTTCAACAGGATCTGGACGCCAACAACTACGGACCTGCCATTGAAAAGCTCAGGGCGCTGGAGTCACGCTATCCCTTTGGTCGTTATGCCCAACAGGCCCAGCTCGAACTGATTTACGCGTACTACAAGAATCTGGAGCCGGACGCGACCAAGACGGCCGCCGACCGCTTCATCCGCCTGCATCCGCAACATCCCGATGTCGACTATGCCTATTACATGCGGGGCATGGCGTCATTCGATCGCGACCGCGGCATGTTTGAGCGCTTCCTTCCGCTGGACATGACCCGCCGTGACCCGGGCGCCGCGCGTGATTCATTCAACGAGTTTGCCCAGCTGGTCAGCCGTTACCCGAATAGCCGCTATGCCGAAGACTCACGTCGCCGCATGGTCTATCTGCGCAACCTGCTGGCGGCCTATGACATCCATGTGGGTCATTACTATCTGAAGCGCGAGGCCTTCGTTGCCGCCGCCAACCGGGGCCGCTACGTTGTAGAGAATTTTCAGCAGACCCCGTCAGTCGCCGACGGTCTGGCGATCATGGTAGAAGCCTATCGCCGCCTGGCACTGACCGAGCTGGCAGATAAAGCGCTGGTTACCTTGCAGACCAATTACCCCGAGCACCCGAGCCTGGAAGATGGTGAGTTCGTTCACCACGTCCAACCCGCGGAGCCGGATTCCGGCTTTATCGAATCGGCCACCGTTGGCGTTCTCGACAAGCTGCTCACGCCGCCGTCCCAGAGCGGAACCACCCAGGCCGAGCGCGAAATGCAGCGTCAGTATCAGGAAGCCCTTGCCTCGCTGCCCCGTGATATCCGCGCCCCGGTAGCACAACAGGAAGAACAGCGTTCCATCTGGAGCCGCATTACCTT